A window of Tumebacillus sp. BK434 genomic DNA:
CCGGACAATCCGAACTGCCTCCACCTCATCCTGCCGGTGCGGATCTACTAAGGGGGAACCTGTTGTGAGCTATCAAGACGTGAAGATCGAGTCGGAATATATCACCCTGCAGCAATTCCTCAAGTTTGCGGATATTCTCGATTCGGGCGGCGCGGTGAAATGGTTTTTGGAGGAGCAGGACATCAAGGTGAACGGATCGCCGGAGAAGCGCCGCGGCAAAAAGCTGCGCGACGGCGATCTGATCGTCATCGCGGACATCGGCTCCTACCGCGTCGTCCAGGGCTAGCTCGAGATGTGGATCCAAGCGCTTGAGCTGCGCAACTTTCGCAATTACGAATCGCTTCAGCTCACCGATCTTTCGCCGCGGGTGAACATCCTCGTCGGCCAAAACGCGCAGGGCAAGACGAACGTCGTCGAAGCGATTCTGCTTTTGTCTGTCGCCAAAAGCCACCGCACGAACAAAGATGCGGAGATGATCCGCTTTGAGGCGGAGTTCGCTGCGCTCAAAGGCCTGATCGAACGGAATGATCGCAGCTACCGCCTCGATCTCCGCCTGCTGCAAAAAGGCAAGAAAAGCGCAGTCAACGGCGTGGAAAAGCGCAAGATGAGCGACTTTGTCGGTCATCTCAACGTCGTGCTGTTCGCGCCGGAAGACTTGCAGCTGATCAAAGGCGGCCCGCAGCAGCGGCGCCGTTTTCTTGACGTGGAGATCGGGCAGGTCTCGCCGCAGTACCTCTACAACCTCACCCAGTATCAAAAGGTGCTCCTGCAGCGCAATTCCCTGCTCAAAGAGATCGGTCAGAAAAAGGCCGGCGACGAGATGCTGATGATCTGGGACGACCAGCTCGCCGTCTACGGCACGAAAGTGATCAAAAAGCGCCTGGAGTTTGTGGATAAGCTCGAAGGCTTCGCAAGAGATATCCACAAGCGCATCTCCGGCGGCAAAGAAGAGCTGTCGTTTCACTATCAGAATTCGCTGGATTGTACAGAACTTGTACAACTCGAAGAGGTGTACCGCAAGGAGCTGGAGCTGAAGCGTCGCGTGGACATTCTGCGCGGATCGACATCGGTTGGCCCGCACCGCGACGATGTGGAAGTGCGGATCGACGGGCGCAAAGTGCAGACGTTCGGCTCGCAGGGCCAGCAGCGCACCGCTTCGCTGTCGATGAAATTAGCGGAGATCGAGCTGATCAAAGCGGAGGTCGGGGAATACCCGGTGCTCTTGCTGGACGATGTGCTCTCTGAGCTTGACGAGCAGCGGCAATTGCATCTCGTGCAGAGCATGGGGGAGAAGGTGCAGACGATCGTCACGACGACGACGACCTTCGGCCTGGAGCACTTTCTGACCGCCGAAGCTAACGTGTATCGGGTGGAACATGGTATAATCACGAAAGAAGGGTAGGTGAATTTTGGCATGTTCATTCATTTGGGCGGAGACGTCATGGTCCAGAGCAAAGATGTGATTGCCATTTTTGACCTGAAGATGAAGTACTCTTCGGACAGCACCAAAGAATTTCTAAATGTGGCAGACGAAGAAGGATTTGTCGTCATGATT
This region includes:
- the yaaA gene encoding S4 domain-containing protein YaaA, whose protein sequence is MSYQDVKIESEYITLQQFLKFADILDSGGAVKWFLEEQDIKVNGSPEKRRGKKLRDGDLIVIADIGSYRVVQG
- the recF gene encoding DNA replication/repair protein RecF is translated as MWIQALELRNFRNYESLQLTDLSPRVNILVGQNAQGKTNVVEAILLLSVAKSHRTNKDAEMIRFEAEFAALKGLIERNDRSYRLDLRLLQKGKKSAVNGVEKRKMSDFVGHLNVVLFAPEDLQLIKGGPQQRRRFLDVEIGQVSPQYLYNLTQYQKVLLQRNSLLKEIGQKKAGDEMLMIWDDQLAVYGTKVIKKRLEFVDKLEGFARDIHKRISGGKEELSFHYQNSLDCTELVQLEEVYRKELELKRRVDILRGSTSVGPHRDDVEVRIDGRKVQTFGSQGQQRTASLSMKLAEIELIKAEVGEYPVLLLDDVLSELDEQRQLHLVQSMGEKVQTIVTTTTTFGLEHFLTAEANVYRVEHGIITKEG
- a CDS encoding extracellular matrix/biofilm biosynthesis regulator RemA family protein translates to MFIHLGGDVMVQSKDVIAIFDLKMKYSSDSTKEFLNVADEEGFVVMIDESESKSFVVTTKKVYYSPISSLTLKKRAGFVSELE